GCGCCGCCGGCGCCGCACGCAGGCTCGCCGAATTGACCGGGCCGGGCGAAGCGGATCCCGCGCGGGCGTCGTCAAGCGAAGGCGTCCCGCAACGGCCCCGCCTGCGGGCCCGCGGCCTGGTCTACGGCCACGACCGCGACCTCGGCGTGCGCGACCTGGACCTGCCTTTCGGGGCGCGGGAGACCATCGTCGCGCCCTCCGGCTCGGGCAAGACGACGCTGCTGATGACGCTGGCCGGGCTGCTGCCGCCCCGCGGCGGCGACTGCTCCGCGCCGGGGGCGCTGTTCGTCGCCGAAGACGGGCACGTCTTCGCCACCACCGTGCGCGACAACCTCGCGGTCGGGGCGCCGGACGCGACCGACGGGATGATGGACGCCGCCCTGCGCGCGGTGGGCCTCGGCGACTGGGTGGCGGGGCTGCCCGACGGCCTGGGCACCGTCCTCGCCGCCGGCGCCGACGACCTGTCCGGCGGCCAACGCAGGCGGCTGCTGCTGGCGCGGGCCCTGCTCACCGACGCCCCGATCCTGCTCCTCGACGAACCCTTCGAGCACCTCGACGACGCCGGCGCCGCCGAACTGCGCGCGATCCTCGCCGCGCCCGCCCTGCCGGGAGCGCGGGCCGAACGGACCGTCGTCATCGTGGAGCACCCGCGCACGGGGGCCCGCCGGGGTTAGGGCAGGAGAGTTAGGGCAGGAGAGCTAGGGCAGGGGCAGTTCCGGCAGCGGGATCTCGGGCAGGCCCGGGATCTTCGGCAGCGGCGACGACGGCGCCTGCTCCGGCTCGTTCTCTGCGATCCAGGCCTCGTCGGCCGCGATGTCCTGGCCGATGGTGCGGAACTCGCTGTGCGGCTCGGTGGATTCCTCCACCTGGAAATGCTCGTTGACCTTGCCGTCCTCGATGCCGTAGGCGTCCTGCAGCGCCTGGTCGGCCGGCTGGTAGCGCGACACCGGGCCGACGGCCATGGAATTGATGCCGACGACCTGGTTCGTGCGGGGATCGTAGGCGTTTCCGCCCGAATCGCCCTTCTCCAGGCGGGACACCGCCCACACGCCGTTGCGGACGCGGAAGATCTGGACGCCGCAGTTGCGGCCGGAACGGGCGCCGTCGGAGCAGACCGGCTGCCCGAAGTTGTCCACCGAAACCTCGCCCGGCTGGAGCTCGCGGTAGTCGACGACCCCGGTCATCTGCGCGCCCTCGCCGTGCACGCGCCCGTCTTCGTCGACGGAGCGGCTGACGGACGTGGCGTCGACGTCCTCGTCGAGTTCGACGAAGGCGTAGTCGGAGCCGTTGAGCATCGAATCCAGGAGGTTGCCGCCGCCCTCGAAGTCGGAGTCGTCCGGCATGAAGAACATGGCCGGGCCGACCTCGCCGATGCGCACGTCGCCCTCCGGGGCCGGGGCGTAGATCACGCCGCTCGACTTCGGCATGCCCTCGTGGCCCTCCTTGTTCACGCAGTGGCCGGCCGTGAGGATTACGCGGTGCCGGTTGCCGTCGGCGTCGGTGACGGTGCCGGGCACGCTCGTCGAGCACATGCCCGTCCGGACGTGGCGGCCGCCGTCGACGACGGCCCCGGGCTCGGGCATGCGGATCGGGGAACCCGGCCCCACGGTGACGGCGTTGGCGGCGGCCGGTGCGGCGAAGGTGGCTCCGGCGGCGATCATCGCGGCGATGATCGACGTGCTCCGATTCAATTTCATGGGGTTCCCCTGTGCGTGTCGTTGGAATCTTCCGGCCTTGTGGGCCTTACGGAAGAAACGGTAACCGCGTAAACCCGCCCCTGCGAGGCGTTTCGGGAGGATGTCGCCGAACACCGCCCCACTGGTTTACGGCATGCACTTGAGTCACGGCCGCACCAGGGAAGCGGTGTTGCGGTCACCCGAAGGAGGGGGCCGCGCTACTTCGACGCGAGACGGGAAATGATGTTGTATTCGCGCGCCTGACGGTAGAGCTCCTCGCGATGGTCGGGGTGGGCGACCTCGATGAGGCGCTGCGCGCGCGTCGAGTAGTCCGTGCCGCGCAGGCGGGCGATGCCGTGCTCGGTGACCACGTTGTCGATGTAGTTCTTGTGCGTGGTCACCGGCGAGTTGCGGCCGAGCTCCACCTTGATCCGGCTCGTGCCGTCGCGGGTGACCGACGGGCACACGATGTAGCCGCGGCCGCCCTTCGAGCGGCGCGCGCCGATGGCGAAGTCCAGCTGGCCGCCCGAACCCGAGTAGAACCGGCCGGCGACCGTCTCCGACGCCGCCTGGCCGAGCAGGTCGACTTCGGTGGTGGCGTTGACGCTGACCATGTTGGGCTCGAGGCCGATGAGGAAGGGGTCGTTGGTCCGCTCGACCGAATCGAGGTAGACGACGGGGTTGCGGTCGACCCAGTCGTAGAGCTTGCGGGTGCCCATGATGAACGTGGCCACGCACTGGCGCTGGTGCGAGCGCTTGAAGCGGCCGGTCACGGCGCCGCATTCGACCAGGTCCATGACGCCGTCGGACATCAGCTCGGTGTGCACGCCGAGGTCCTTGCGGTCCTTGAGCATGGCCAGGATCGCGTTGGGCAGCTTGCCGATGCCCAACTGCAGGCAATCGCGGTCGCCGATCTCCGGGGCGATGAGCTCGGCGATCTGGTGCTCGGCCGACCCCTTCTCCGGCAGCAGCGGCGGAACCTCGAGGACGGGGGCGTCGGAACGCGTGGCGCCGACCATCTGGCGGGCGTGGATCTGGTTCTGCCCGAAGGAGTGCGGGATCTTCGGGTTGATCTCGCCGAAGATCGGCAGGTTGCCGATGAACTGCACGGAGTAGTCGGCGCCGAGGCCGATGGACATGTAGCCGTGCTCGTCCGGCTCAGACACCGCGGCGATGAGGATGTCCGGCTTGACGTGGTCGCGGACCAGCTCCGGGATCATGGAGAAGTTGACCGGGTACAGCTCGCTGGTGCCGTTGCCGTGGCCCTTGCGCGAGCCGCCGCCGAGGAAGAACTCGTGGTGCGTGAGCTTCCCCGGGTATTCGCCCATCTGGTAGGGGCGGACCGACTCGGTGCACATCTGGTAGATGTGCACGTCCTCGAGCTGATCGGCATGCGCTTCGAGCATGTCGAGAAGGGCGGGGGGCTCGCATGCGGCCACCGGCACGAGGATCTTGGTGCCGGGCTTGATGTGGTCCAGCAACGCCTCCGGCGCCAGGTCGAGGTGGTCGTGCACGTCTTGTCCTTCCATTCGGTTAATGACTCTTCACACAAACTACATGGTTTTGTGAGAGCAGACACCCCCGGGGTGGGGACCCTTTCGGGCGGCCAACGCCGATTTCGCGGCTCACCCTCCCGGTGAGACAATGCGCCCGTGACAGAACTCCGCATCGGCCCCCATCAACTCGCTTCCCCCGTCGTGCTCGCGCCCATGGCGGGCGTGACCAACGTGGCGTTCCGTTCGCTGTGCCGCGAACAGGAGAGGGAGCGGATGGGGACGGTCGCCGGTCTCTACGTCTGCGAGATGGTGACGGCGCGCGCCCTGGTCGAGCGCAACGAGAAGACGATGCACATGACCACGTTCGCCGCCGACGAGGATCCGCGGAGCCTGCAGCTCTACACCACCGACCCGGAATGGACGTACGAGGCGGCGAAGATGATCGCCGACGAGAACCTCGCCGACCACATCGACATGAACTTCGGCTGCCCCGTGCCCAAGGTGACGCGCCGCGGCGGCGGGTCGGCGCTGCCGTACAAGCGCCGCCTGTTCGGCAACATCGTCGCCGCGGCGGTGCGCGCGACCGAGGGCACCGGCATCCCCGTGACGGTGAAGTTCCGCGTCGGCATCGACGAGGATCACCACACGCACCTCGACGCCGGCCGCATCGCCGCGGACAACGGGGCCGTCGCCGTCGCTCTGCATGCCCGCACGGCCTCGCAGCGCTACTCCGGCGAGGCCGATTGGTCGCAGATCGCGCGTCTGAAGGAGCACATGGTCGATTCGGGCCACGGGGCGGTGCCGGTGCTGGGCAACGGCGACATCTTCGCCGCCGGCGACGCCCGCCGCATGATGGACGAAACCGGCTGCGACGGCGTCGTCGTCGGCCGCGGCTGCCTGGGCCGCCCGTGGCTGTTCGCGCAGCTGTCCGCCGAGCTGCGGGGCCTGCCCGTGCCCCCTCCCCCGACGTTCGCCGAGGTCGCGGGCATCATCCGCCGCCACGCGGAGCTCCTGGTGCGTCACGAGGGCGAGCGCAAGGGCTGCCGTGACCTGCGCAAGCACATCGGCTGGTACCTCCGCGGGTACCCGGCCGGCTCGGAGGTCCGTTCCTCCCTGGCGCGCGTGTCCACGCTCGCCGAGCTCGACGAGGTCCTCGCCCCGCTTCACGACGGCCCCCACGCGGGCGCCCTCCCGGACGACGCCGACGGTGCGCGGGGCCGGCAGGGGTCGCCGGGCAAGGTCGTGCTCCCCGAGGGCTGGCTGGACGACCCGGAAGATGAAACCGTGCCCGTGGGTGCGGATTTGATGCACTCGGGCGGTTAATCGCCCCTCATTCGGGGGCCAATTCGGCGCAATTGGCGGCCCGGGCCATCCCGGCAGGCAAAAGGTTGGGCTTGGCCCTACTATTGGTGACCATGCGCACCGTTTACCGCGAACAGATGGACACCCTCGCCCACGGCCTGATCGTCATGTGCGACCACGTCCATGGCATGCACCGCGCCGCCTGCAAGGCGCTCTTCGACGCCGACCTCGAGGCGGCCGAGTCGGTTCTCAGCTCCCTCGACAAGCTCGATGAATTCCGCATTTCCGCCGAAGACCGCGCTTTCGAGCTGCTCGCCCGCGAGGCTCCGGTGGCCCGCGATCTGCGCCAGGTCGTCTCCGGCATCTACATCGTCGAGGACATGGCGCGCATGGGCGCCCTGTCGGTCCACATCGCCAACACCGCCCGCCGCCGCCACCCCGAGAAGGCCCTGCCGGAGCACGTGGAGGGTTACTTCCGCGAGATGGCCGCGGTGTCGGACAAGATCACCCACGAGACCCGCCAGGTCCTCATCGACTACGACGTCGCCAGCGCCCTCCGCATCAACGAGGAGGATGACGCGATCGACGACATCCACAGCCACCTCTTCACGCTGACGACCTCCGACGAGTGGGGCCAGAGCCCCGCCGCCACCGTCGACGTGACCCTGCTGAGCCGCTACTTCGAGCGCTACGCCGACCACGGCGTCGCCGTCGCCGCCCGCATCGTCTACCTGGCCACCGGCTACAAGCAGGAGGACTACATGCGCGAGATCGACACCGAGGAGCGCCGCGCGTCGATCACCAAGCGCCTGTCGGATCTTGAGCGCCACTTCAACTCCTGACGCCCCGGTCGACGCGCGAAAAGAGCCCCGCCCCACCGTTTCCGGTGGGGCGGGGCTCTTTTCCCGCGGTGGCTATCCGAAGCGGCCCGAGATGTAGTCCTCGGTCTCCTTCTTGTCCGGGTTCTCGAAGATCTTCTTCGTCGGCCCGACCTCGACGAGCTGGCCGGGCTTGCCGGTCGCCTCGAGGGAGAAGAACGCGGTCTGGTCGGACACGCGGGCGGCCTGCTGCATGTTGTGCGTGACGATCACGATGGTGAAGTCTTCCTTCAGCTCGTGGATCAGGTCCTCGATCGCCAGCGTGGAAATCGGGTCCAGGGCCGAGCAGGGCTCGTCCATGAGCAGGACCTCGGGCTCGACCGCGATGGCGCGGGCGATGCACAGGCGTTGCTGCTGGCCGCCGGACAGGCCGCCGCCCGGCTTGTCCAGGCGGTCCTTGACCTCTTCCCAGAGGTTCGCGGAACGCAGCGACGCCTCGGCGACCTCCTTGAGCTTCTTCTTGTTCTTCTCGCCGGCCAGCTTCAGGCCGGCGACGACGTTGTCCTCGATGGACATGGTCGGGAACGGGTTGGGGCGCTGGAACACCATGCCGATGGTGTTGCGGACCGACACCGGGTCGATCTTCGGGCCGTAGATGTTCTCGCCGTCCAGCAGGACCTCACCGGTGACGTACGCGCCGGGGATGACCTCGTGCATGCGGTTGAGGGAACGCAGCACGGTGGACTTGCCGCAGCCGGAGGGACCGATGAAGGCGGTCACGGAACGCGGCGGGACGTGGAGGTTGACGTTCTTCACGGCGTGGAAGTCGCCGTAGAAGATGTCGACGTTGTTCAGATCGAGGCGCTTGGCCATGATTCGGGGTCTCTTTCCTGTGAATTGGGCCGGCGGCCGCTACTGCTTGACGGAGAACATCGCGGAGATGGCGCGGGCGGCGATGTTGATGATCGCGATGATGAGCACCAGCGTCAGCGCGGCGCCCCACATCCTGTCGAACGCGGCGCCCGTGTTGCCCGTCTTGTACATGTCGAGCATGAACAGGGGCAGCGAGGACTGCGACTGGCCGAACGGGTTCCACGTGATGATTCGCGAGGTCGCGACCAGGATCAGCATGGGCGCCGACTCGCCCATGACGCGGGCGATGGCGAGCATGATGCCGGTGACGATGCCGGACAGGGCCGTCGGCAGCACGATCTTGGCGATGGTCTTCCACTTGGGGACGCCCAGCGCGTAGGAGGCCTCGCGCAGGTCGGCGGGGACGACGCGCAGCATCTCCTCGGTGTTGCGGATGACGATGGGCAGCATCAGCAGCACCAGGGCCAGCGACACGGCGAAGCCGGAGCGGTTCATGCCGAACATGACCACCCACATCGAGTAGATGAACAGCGACGCGACGATGGACGGCACGCCGGAGAGGATGTCGACCATGAACGTCGTGGTCTTGCCCAGGCGGGACTCGCCCGCGTACTCGACCAGGTAGATGGCCACGAAGATGCCGAAGGGCACCGTGATGAGCGAGGTGACCACGGCCTGGACGAGGGTGCCGATGATGGCGTGGGCGACGCCGCCGGCATCCGAGCCGGCCGTCACGCCGAGCTGCGACTTGGTCCACCAATCGAGGGACATGACCACGGGCAACCCGCGGGCGACGACCTCGTAGAGCACCCAGCCCAGCGGGATGAGCGCCAGCGCCATGCAGGTCGTGATGAGGACCGTCGCGATGTTGTCGCCGAGCTTGCGGGAGCCCTTGATCGGGGTGAACGCCGACTCGGTCGTCGGGACCCTGGCGCCGGGGTCGTCGATGAGGGCCTGATTGTCGATTGCCATTGTCTGTCCCCTACTTCTTGGCGATGATTCGGGCGGCGGAGTTGACCACGAAGGTCAGGAAGAACAGGACCAGTCCGGCGGACATGTACGCGCCCGCCTTGAGGTCGTCGTTGAACTCCGGGGCCGCGTTGGCGATCGCGGTGGCGAAGGTGGTGCCGCCGTCGAAGAACGAGCCGCGGAACGCCGCGGACGGGGAGATGACCAGGTACAGGGCCATCGTCTCGCCGAGCGCGCGGCTGAGGCCGAGCATCGAGCCGGAGATGTAGCCGGACTTGCCGAAGGGCAGGACGGCGAGGCGGACGGTCTCCCACCGGGTCGCGCCGAGGGCCAGCGACGCCTCGATGTGCCCGCGCGGGGTCTGCACGAACACCTCTCGGGTGGTCGCCGCGATGACCGGGAGGATCATGATGGCCAGCACCACGCCACCGGTGAAGAGGTTGCGGCCGGTCTCGAACGCCGGAGAATTGTCGTACGTCGCGAACAGGAAGATGCCGCTGAGGTTCTTCGCGCCCCAGTTGTAGAAGCCCCCCAGCGCCGGGCCGAGGGCCATGAAGCCCCACAGGCCGTAGACGATCGAGGGGACCGCGGCGAGCAGGTCCACCAGGTAGCCGAGGGGCTTGACCGCCTTCTTCGGCGCGTAGCTGGTCAGGAAGATGGCGATGCCCAGGGCAACGGGCATGGCGATGAGCAGCGCCAGCACCGACACCGCGACGGTCACCAGGAACAGGTTCGGGATGCCGAAGTACATCGCCGACGTGTCGTTCAGGTTCCACCGGTCGTCATACGTCAGGAAGTTCGCCTCGTTGTTTCTCATCGAGGGAATCGAACGCAGGAGCAGGAAGATCGCGATCGCGATGATCGACGCGGTGACGAGCGACGCCGCACCGACGGACAGGGTCCGGAAGATCCGGTCGCCGGGTCGGACGACTCCCTTCGCCACGTCGGGCTCGGCGCCCCCGGGCTCGCCGCCCGGTCCGAGGCGCTGGGCGCCGGTGGCGAATCCCCCGTCGTGCGGGGCATGCTCGGCCATCGACGGATCTCCCGTGGCAGGAGTGGATGATGTCATTGAGTTTCCTTGGCTGGTGAGCTGTGGGGTGTAACTGCCCTGGACGCACCACGGGCCGACGGGCCCCTCACCTCCCCGCCGGGGAAGATTCGGGCCAGTCGGCCGCGGTGTCGCAGTGGGTTGCGGTCACCGGCCGGGTCGGCCGGTCACCGCGGTCGAACCGTCTTACTTGATGGCGTCGACGGCGTCGGAGAGCTTCTGCTTGAACTCGCCCTGGACCGGGATGTAGCCCAGGTCCTCGAGCTCCTTGGTCTGACCCTTCTCCAGGACGGTCTTGAAGAAGCTCTTGACCAGGTCGCGGGTGCCCTCGTCGTAGCCCGCGGAGCAGACGATCTCGTAGGTGGTCAGGACGAGCGGGTAGGCGCCCGCCTCGTCCATGCCGAACAGGGCGTCGGAGTCGACGACCATGTCGTTGCCCTCGGACTTGAACTTGACCTTGTCCAGCGCGGCGCCGACGGTGTCGGCGGTGAGCTCGACCGGGCCGTGGCCGAAGTCCATCTTGGCGACGCCCAGCTCCTTGTCCTTGGCGAAGCCGGCCTCGACGTAGGTGATGGCGCCCGGGATCTGGGCGACCTGGTCGACGACGCCGGCGGAGCCGTTGGCGCCCTGGCCGTGGGCGGTCGGGAAGGACTTGGAGGCCTTGTGCTTCCAGTCCTCCGGGGCGGCGGAGGACAGGAACTTCATGAAGTTGTCGGTGGTGCCCGACTCCTCGGAGCGGTAGACGACCGAGATGTCGGTGTCCGGGAGGTCCACGCCCTTGTTCAGCTCGGCGATGGCCGGGTCGTTCCACTTGGTGATCTGGCCGTCGAAGATCTTGGCGGTAACCGACGGGGACAGGGCCACGTCGACGCCCTTGAGGTTGTAGGCAATGGCGACGGGGCCGATGACCATGGGCAGGTGCCAGGCGTCGTTGCCGCCGCAGCGCTCCTTGGCCTTCTCGATCTGGTCGTCCTTCAGCGGCGAGTCCGAGCCGGCGAAGGCGACGGTCTTGGCGAGGAACTGCGACTGGCCCGAACCGGAGCCGGTGGCGTTGTAGGACAGGGTCGAGCCGGACGAGTTCGACTCGAAGAGGGTGGCGAACAGATCCATCGCGCGCTGCTGCGAGGTGGCCCCCTCGCCCTGCAGCTCGCTGTTGGAGCCGCCCTCCGAGCAGGCGGAAAGGGTGAGGCCGGCGACGGCGGTGAGGCCGAGGATGGCGGCGCGGCGGCGGTTGTTCTTCAGCACGGGTGTTCCTCCGGGAGAATTCTCGCTTGCGGGCGTGGCGCCCGACTGGGCTGTCGTATCGAACGGCGGCGGCCCGCCCATGAGACGGCGGGCCACACTCGAACGTCGAAGTCCGGTCGGACCTCGCTGGTTGAAAAACGTATCGGCCGTTGGTTGCCGGATCCCGTGCAGAAGGTGAACGAGAGGTGAACGAGAAGAGTACTTCCTCTCACCTTCCCGAGATGATCCTCACATTCCGTACATCACGTCGCGGCGGGTCACGTCGAACCCCGTTCGCTCATACGTCCGCACGGCGGGGACGTTGTCGCCCTCCACGTAGAGGATCACCCGGTCCGCGCCGCGGTCCCGCAGGTGCCGCATCCCCGCGCGCGTCAGCCAGCCCCCGACGCCCCGCCCGCGGGCGGCGCCCGCCAGGCCGATGACGTACACCTCCCCGACGCCGCCGCCGTGCCACTTCGTCCAGTGGAAGCCGAGGATCTCGCCGCTGCCCTCGTCGACGGCGAACAGCACGCCCGCCGGGTCGAACCACTCGACGTCGCGGCCGCGCCGCAGCTGCGCCAGATCCCATCCGCCCTGCTCCGGGTGCCAGTCGAAGGCCCCGTTGTTGACGGCCAGCCACGCCTCGTCGACGGCCCCCTCCCCCATCCGGGCGCGCGCGGTCGGCAGGTCCTCCAGCCGGATCCCCTCCGGCGCGTCCTCGTCGCCGAGCGCCGCGACCGCTTCGCCCGCGGCGGTCATCTGCAGCAGTTCCCGCACCACCCGGCGGCCGGTGGCCGCCGCCAGCTCCCCCGCGCCGGCGACGTCGCCGTGGGCCCACACGGGCAGCCGCTTTCCGACGAGCCCGTCGACCGCGTCGAGCAGCGCCCGTCCCGCGCCACGGCGGCGGAAATCGGCCGACACCGCGAGTTCGGCGGAATCGTCGGCCACGCCGGCCAATCCGATCAGCGTCCCGTCGTCAAGCACGCGCAGGTGCCGGTGACCGGCCGCGGGATCGGACAGGCCCCGGACGAACGCCTCGCCGAAGGGCTCCACCCCGTCGGCGGACTCGATGGCCGCGAGCAGCGCGCGGGCCTCGGCGGGATCGGGCGCGCCTTCTTCGATGCGGAACGTCACTGCTGGTCCTCCTCGGGTTCGATGGCCTTGTAGCCGACGTTGCGGACCGTCGCGATGAGCCCCTCGTGCCGGTGGCCGAGCTTGGCCCGCAGACGGCGGACGTGGACGTCGACGGTGCGGGTGCCCCCGTAGTAGTCGTAGCCCCACACGTCCTGCAGCAACTGCTCGCGCGTGTAGACGCGGCCGGCGTTGCGGGTGAGGAAGCGCAGCAGCTCGAACTCCTTGAACGTCAGGTCCATGGGCGTGCCGTTGAGCCGGGCGGTGTACGTGTGCTCGTCGACCTCCAGATCGCCGAG
This genomic stretch from Corynebacterium hansenii harbors:
- the phoU gene encoding phosphate signaling complex protein PhoU — translated: MRTVYREQMDTLAHGLIVMCDHVHGMHRAACKALFDADLEAAESVLSSLDKLDEFRISAEDRAFELLAREAPVARDLRQVVSGIYIVEDMARMGALSVHIANTARRRHPEKALPEHVEGYFREMAAVSDKITHETRQVLIDYDVASALRINEEDDAIDDIHSHLFTLTTSDEWGQSPAATVDVTLLSRYFERYADHGVAVAARIVYLATGYKQEDYMREIDTEERRASITKRLSDLERHFNS
- the mshD gene encoding mycothiol synthase; this translates as MTFRIEEGAPDPAEARALLAAIESADGVEPFGEAFVRGLSDPAAGHRHLRVLDDGTLIGLAGVADDSAELAVSADFRRRGAGRALLDAVDGLVGKRLPVWAHGDVAGAGELAAATGRRVVRELLQMTAAGEAVAALGDEDAPEGIRLEDLPTARARMGEGAVDEAWLAVNNGAFDWHPEQGGWDLAQLRRGRDVEWFDPAGVLFAVDEGSGEILGFHWTKWHGGGVGEVYVIGLAGAARGRGVGGWLTRAGMRHLRDRGADRVILYVEGDNVPAVRTYERTGFDVTRRDVMYGM
- the dusB gene encoding tRNA dihydrouridine synthase DusB translates to MAGVTNVAFRSLCREQERERMGTVAGLYVCEMVTARALVERNEKTMHMTTFAADEDPRSLQLYTTDPEWTYEAAKMIADENLADHIDMNFGCPVPKVTRRGGGSALPYKRRLFGNIVAAAVRATEGTGIPVTVKFRVGIDEDHHTHLDAGRIAADNGAVAVALHARTASQRYSGEADWSQIARLKEHMVDSGHGAVPVLGNGDIFAAGDARRMMDETGCDGVVVGRGCLGRPWLFAQLSAELRGLPVPPPPTFAEVAGIIRRHAELLVRHEGERKGCRDLRKHIGWYLRGYPAGSEVRSSLARVSTLAELDEVLAPLHDGPHAGALPDDADGARGRQGSPGKVVLPEGWLDDPEDETVPVGADLMHSGG
- a CDS encoding acetyl-CoA hydrolase/transferase family protein, whose product is MHDHLDLAPEALLDHIKPGTKILVPVAACEPPALLDMLEAHADQLEDVHIYQMCTESVRPYQMGEYPGKLTHHEFFLGGGSRKGHGNGTSELYPVNFSMIPELVRDHVKPDILIAAVSEPDEHGYMSIGLGADYSVQFIGNLPIFGEINPKIPHSFGQNQIHARQMVGATRSDAPVLEVPPLLPEKGSAEHQIAELIAPEIGDRDCLQLGIGKLPNAILAMLKDRKDLGVHTELMSDGVMDLVECGAVTGRFKRSHQRQCVATFIMGTRKLYDWVDRNPVVYLDSVERTNDPFLIGLEPNMVSVNATTEVDLLGQAASETVAGRFYSGSGGQLDFAIGARRSKGGRGYIVCPSVTRDGTSRIKVELGRNSPVTTHKNYIDNVVTEHGIARLRGTDYSTRAQRLIEVAHPDHREELYRQAREYNIISRLASK
- the pstS gene encoding phosphate ABC transporter substrate-binding protein PstS, whose amino-acid sequence is MLKNNRRRAAILGLTAVAGLTLSACSEGGSNSELQGEGATSQQRAMDLFATLFESNSSGSTLSYNATGSGSGQSQFLAKTVAFAGSDSPLKDDQIEKAKERCGGNDAWHLPMVIGPVAIAYNLKGVDVALSPSVTAKIFDGQITKWNDPAIAELNKGVDLPDTDISVVYRSEESGTTDNFMKFLSSAAPEDWKHKASKSFPTAHGQGANGSAGVVDQVAQIPGAITYVEAGFAKDKELGVAKMDFGHGPVELTADTVGAALDKVKFKSEGNDMVVDSDALFGMDEAGAYPLVLTTYEIVCSAGYDEGTRDLVKSFFKTVLEKGQTKELEDLGYIPVQGEFKQKLSDAVDAIK
- the pstC gene encoding phosphate ABC transporter permease subunit PstC; the encoded protein is MTSSTPATGDPSMAEHAPHDGGFATGAQRLGPGGEPGGAEPDVAKGVVRPGDRIFRTLSVGAASLVTASIIAIAIFLLLRSIPSMRNNEANFLTYDDRWNLNDTSAMYFGIPNLFLVTVAVSVLALLIAMPVALGIAIFLTSYAPKKAVKPLGYLVDLLAAVPSIVYGLWGFMALGPALGGFYNWGAKNLSGIFLFATYDNSPAFETGRNLFTGGVVLAIMILPVIAATTREVFVQTPRGHIEASLALGATRWETVRLAVLPFGKSGYISGSMLGLSRALGETMALYLVISPSAAFRGSFFDGGTTFATAIANAAPEFNDDLKAGAYMSAGLVLFFLTFVVNSAARIIAKK
- the pstB gene encoding phosphate ABC transporter ATP-binding protein PstB gives rise to the protein MAKRLDLNNVDIFYGDFHAVKNVNLHVPPRSVTAFIGPSGCGKSTVLRSLNRMHEVIPGAYVTGEVLLDGENIYGPKIDPVSVRNTIGMVFQRPNPFPTMSIEDNVVAGLKLAGEKNKKKLKEVAEASLRSANLWEEVKDRLDKPGGGLSGGQQQRLCIARAIAVEPEVLLMDEPCSALDPISTLAIEDLIHELKEDFTIVIVTHNMQQAARVSDQTAFFSLEATGKPGQLVEVGPTKKIFENPDKKETEDYISGRFG
- the pstA gene encoding phosphate ABC transporter permease PstA, which encodes MAIDNQALIDDPGARVPTTESAFTPIKGSRKLGDNIATVLITTCMALALIPLGWVLYEVVARGLPVVMSLDWWTKSQLGVTAGSDAGGVAHAIIGTLVQAVVTSLITVPFGIFVAIYLVEYAGESRLGKTTTFMVDILSGVPSIVASLFIYSMWVVMFGMNRSGFAVSLALVLLMLPIVIRNTEEMLRVVPADLREASYALGVPKWKTIAKIVLPTALSGIVTGIMLAIARVMGESAPMLILVATSRIITWNPFGQSQSSLPLFMLDMYKTGNTGAAFDRMWGAALTLVLIIAIINIAARAISAMFSVKQ